gcggcggccgtcgatcccgtGCCACGAGGACGTGAAgcaagtgattctaagtcgatctaagatacatcgacttcagctatgctattctcgtagctgaaatTGCATATCTTAGAGCGATCcccacccagtgtagaccaggccttagagacttgctatgtgaaaggggtcaccagtacagaagtttgagaaccactgggctatgccTTGAGAGAAGGGAGTTTAAGCAGACCGAGGGAAGGCACTGTATGTGGAACTGTTACCTGTGCCCAGAAGGTACTGAACTGAGCCTgacccagctgaagagctggggtCAGAGGACTAAAGGATAGGcgaagagtctccagggagaaagtcCAGGAAGCATTGCTGTATCTCAGAGCAGGAACCTTCACATGTAAACTGGCCAGCTAGGATACTGAGATAGGCCCTGTTGGTCAGACTGAAGACTGAGTCCCGGGAGGGCTACAGGAAGACGTACCAGCTGATGGGGTACTGCGATAGGCCCCTGTTGGATTAATTAAGGGCCTGAGCCCAGGGATGGCTGCAGGTTGACACCAGTGGAGAGGGTACCGCGATGGACCGTGTTGGACTGTTAGAAGACTGAGCCCAGACagggctgcaagacattttggACTCTGTACCCTagaaggggtttgtttgttttgcatacTGATTGTGAATGACTCAGCCGGAGATCTGAGTCACTGAAAACCTGCCTGATGAGCGCAGCAGCTGACAGGAGGCATTGTGAGCGGAGAAGCTGACAAAAATTGCAGGCCCCCACACACTCAGCTACAGAGACAAATGCATCTATTACAGCATTACTTTAGTTGGTCCCCTATTATCAAGTCACCTAATGCTGGACTGGTATTCAACTACTGGACATACAAATTTTCCTTAAGAACCTGAATTTTATAGAAACACATGGTTATAAATTCATGCACACagaactaggagtacttgtggcaccttagagactaacaaatttatttaaataaatttataaatatatattataaatatttaataaaaattagttagtctctaaggtgccagaagtactcctcgttctttttgctgatacagactaaaacagctATCACTCTGCAACCATGCACATAGATGTTATATTAACATATAAAAGTAACTGTTTTCCCCTTTAATTCTTTCATATAAGCCTGGAACAGAAGTTTGTGTTGAACACCGGCTAGGGCGATGGTCAAACATGCCCACATGGGTAAGTTTTTACATTAATTGAACTTTCTCAGGACAGAGCAGAACTACCTCCCCATGGAGTAACCCCACACTAGTATTGTGAGGCCTGTTGTCTTTAGTTTAAAACTGAGCTTTCAAATGCATACTTTTGATGTGCCACCTACTCTCCTTTGAACAGCGTTCAGTGACACTGGCTATTAACAGAGACAGGGATTATGAGAGATTTCATTTTCAGCTACAGTTTTGACTTGAATAGGTTAATATTGCTAGATCAAAATATGAATCTCAGTTATGTTTTTATATTGTACTACTTTATCTTGAAAAGCTCTGCTTGGCTGAGCTTTGAAAGAATGTCAAGATAAACTGTAAACTTTCAGGTGCAtcgctctaaaaaaaaaaaaaactatgtggAGGGGATGGAGTCTGGCAGCTTATCTTCAGTCAGGGGAGTCACTCATTTTCTGAGGATGCCAAAGTGTGCTCTACTTTACAAATTAAGATGTGGCCTCTGTCCCAAAAAACATGCAGCCTGATTTCAACAACTGAGACATAACAAAAGGTGGGAAGGGCAGAGGAAGAAGGGTGAACATCAAAAACGTGTGGTAACTCAGAAAGGGATGTATCGTTCatgaaggattttaaaaatttagtatttattttaacACTTTTCATCCCCCTTGATTTTCCATAGGCCAGCCAGCAGAAGTGAGTTTTTAGGAGAAACTTGAACAAATCAAGGAGTGAATGAATCTGGGTTAAAGTGTACCAGCTGGGTGAAAGTGTACCAGGGCATTCCAAGCATTAAAGAAGATCCCGAGCCCTTTGAAAGTGCTATATGAAAGGCAGAGCAAGCCTGGCGTTGTGGGGATCCAAAAAGACCAGGAAGAGATTGCAGCAGTTGAAGCAGGAGATTAGAACACGGATTGGTGATCTGGTTTTTGATTAAGAAACAGAGGGGAGATATTTGAAaggttgcagagaaaaaaattccCTCAATTCTTACTCGGCAGCAGGCAACTATTTATCTAAGGGAAAGAGAGGCTTAGATGTCAGGGAAGTACAAGGAACTGGTCAATGTTCCCATTAGTTTATGTATTGGGAAGTTAACTCCAGCTTTAGGACTGCAGAAGTTTGCAAATGCTACCCAGCTTTTATACAATCCCAACTCTAGCGACTTGTGCTGGACAGGATGACAGCTGAAGCGTCTGATAATGGGTTAAGTATCCACAGACTTGTCTGCAGCAAAGTCAGCCTTGTCTGAAATAAACAGTCATGAAGGATGCAgctatttttgttgaaaaatacaGCATTCATCAGTTAATGCTCAATATATGTAAATCTGTGTCAAAACATTAAAGCTTCTGTTTCTCAAATCCCTTTTTAAGAATTCTTAAATGGGATATATGTACAAGAATGTAAGTttgtattacacacaaaaaaagcaaaacGTTAATTTTATAGTACTTAGACACTGAAAGAGTTCATAAAACATATTTATTCTGCTGATCTCTGAATGAAATACATTGTTACACTGATGCCTGACAAAATGGCTGATCctcaaatacaatttttaaaacttttccaaaTTCTTCTGAGTTAGGCCATAGAGTAGCTACAATACAAAACTAAAATTAAGAAGCTGCAATTAGGATTTACCGCAGAGAtacaatattacattttaaatacatcaatcaattgaaatttatataACACTTCAAAGAAGGAGCTAAATATTATTTCCTTTTAGAAATAAAATAGCGTGGCACTAATGAGACTTCTCCAAAAATGCCTTACAGCATCTAACACACTGCTCATAAACAGTCTCAAAGTCTTTTTCATTTCCCTGGAAAAAGATAAGAAAAAGAAAGGGTAAAAATATCTAGCCACCCAGATTTAAGTCTTCAACAGCtacttttaaaattgtgtttgttttacaATCATACATACATATTAACGTTTAAAAGTTCTCAACTCAATTTGTGATACTTACATAGTATGGATCTTCAATAATAAGCTGTTTCTGTGGATCATAGCACCCAAGTAGTTCAATTTTAGCTGTACAGTTTTTAACTTGATTACTTTTTCTTTTCAGATCTCTGTAAAGTAAAAAAGAAGCAATTTTGAACCACTGTTTTTATGGCAATGGTGGTGTCTGCTCCATTTAGAATCAGCATTATAAATTCAATCATTCTAGAAAGTTTACAGGGTATGAATGAAGATGAAAGAGCTGCAATACTTTCACAGTGCTGTGTACTCTATGTTGTTGCTTACTTTTGTTAAATGTCAAGGTCATCTATATAAAATGAAGACTAACTGGAAAACAAATAAATCAAGCAATTGGGTTCTCGACAATGACCTTAATTTGGCTTCAGTCactaaaaaaagtttaaaatttttttctCCCGTCATTTTATGCATTATTTTCAGTGTCTCCCTTTAGCTTTCATTAtacaaaagtctctctggaacaTAGTCAATATATTTCTTAAAAATATGAGTAAGCTTCTTCCAGGTGTCCATGAAATGCTACTTcaattgttctgtttttgtaaatTCTCTTAGCTCTGCCttcaattcatttaaaaaattcttctgttgtaTTCATATTACATTGATTGCTGAAATGCTAAACAAAGTCTTTCTTCCCATCAGTGTTTGTAAACATGTGGACGAGCACTTCTGATCATTCCGCTTGCTTCTGTTGAAAAGGTATGTTGAGAGCCCTATGCTGTAATACTAAAGTTCTTATATAAAACCTGACCCAATACCAATCACAATGGCTAGCCAGTCTCACTTTAGGACTCTCAACACACCTCAACAGAAGCAAGCAGAGTGCTCTGATTCTGGGGCATGTGTGGAACGAAAGGCTCCCAAACCTGTGAAGGTATCCCCTTTCCTCCCGCTGCTGGTAGTATGCCAGCAGATAGAATGAGTCTGCCATCCCAGGCACTGTGGTAGAACAACTTCGAGCACCACAAGGCTGTTCCTAGGGAAAGCTGGACGATACTGGGGCCGAAATCTGAGATCTAGAATGGTAGCGTAGATGGCAGAGGTGGCTGGGTGCAGAGTCCTCTTCCCACTGTTGGGCTGCTTCCCTGGCAGGAGCCAGAATGAATTTCAGTTCTCCCAAGTAATGTTAAGATCTTTTGAAATCACTCCAGTTCTACACTTCCAATATTTTTTCCACTTGCTTCAGTACAGCTCTTTTCACTGTGTCACTGACATCTTGGTAAGTGTAAAGGACACCAATATAAAATTAAGAGTTTAAATGAAACTGGAAGTAAATCACCTAAGTATATCATTTAGGCACTGACTAACACATCAGTCAATTCAAGTGTCATACAGAGAGTTGTTTCATGATTGGGTTGTAAAAGAGGTGGTCATTCACAACCATCTGAAAAAACTTATGACTGATTTGTAtaatttcatctttattttttagTCTTTAAATCCTGAGAACTTTCAGAGGGCCATTGCTTAGAATTTCATACCCATTTAACCACTTGGCCCTGGACAAATGCATCCCCCAATTAGGGAGAAATTTTGCTACTGCTATCCAAATTAGCAAATTAGTCAGCTATTGTCATGCACAATTATTAAGCTCAACATGGTCCTGGGGAGACATGTTACCAGAATTACAGTGAATAGTAGCAAACAACCATTATTTTTCCTAGGATAATAAAGTGGCTTTTTCACACAGAGCCCTTTCTGCCCTCTCTAGCTGTAATGATAAAGATTCTTTTGACAGAACagaatctttgaaaatctggacctcaCACCACTGTTTCCACCAGCTATGGAAGGTGGAAAACGGAGCAGGACAGGATCTCTCTGTCAATTGAGACCTGCTAAATTTTCTGTTATTTGCAGGTGTGTATACCCTAAAGCCCCAAGTTTTGCCCAAGAGTCTTTTAAGGTGTGAAGTGAGCTGTCTGTGAAATCTGCAAAAAGCTTCTGGCCATCAAGAGGTAATTCCCCATGGTAGATTGTAGCTCTTACGGAAACCCAGACAACTGAAGCCAGGAAGCTCACCTCATCACTACTGTGATGGAAACAGACTTGGCTGCAGCATTATTTCAGGTTTCACTAGATGCTGTGAAAGTCTTTGAAAAAAGCTGGCCCTCCCTCATTATGGCACTGAACTGTTCGCAGTGTTCCTGTGGTAAATGGTCAATAAAAGCCTTAAACTTCTCATGGTTCAGGTAATCATATTTTGACACCAGTGAATAGCTATCCTGAATTGAAGTGTTGATGATGAATACTCCTATGGCCAAACAGGTCCAGACATCTGGTCTTTATTATAATGGGTGGTCTTTTGGATATGCTGCCTGTCCCTGTCACTGACTGCATCCACAACCTGAGAGTTTGGTCCCATGTGAGAGAATAAAAACCTCAGCATCCCTGGCCAGGacgtagtatttttttaaatcagtcctCTTGCATGTgtgaagggggctgggagggagggaattgcTGGAGTTTGCCAGATGATCTTGGCTGGCTCAAGGAGGACTTCATTGAATTGACAGTGCCACCTGTGCTGAGGTAGAGGTGTGCAATACATTCAAGAGCCTGTGATGAAAATCCTGGGCCTTCCTCTAGGGGAATTTGCAGGATGTCAGTGACCCAGTTAATAAAATCCTGGAATTGCCTAAAGTCATCAGCCAGCAATGGTAGTGATGGCCTTTGCTGCCTCATCAGGTGATGATGAGATTTTTGTAAGTGAGGGTAATCTCTTTGTCTGCTCTTGCTCCTTAAAGGTCCCCTTCGGCTCagagtggagaggagagaggaatgGTACCGGGGGATACAGACTTCTGTGTTTCCTGTGGACTGAGTGGAGGTACCTCAAAACTATTGCTGGTACACTGCCCATGGATCCCAGTAGAGCCAATGAGACCATAAGGAACTGGGGGAGATCCAGTATTGGTCTCTTCATCTGTTGGAAGCCAGGGCTCTGGTGTCTTGCCTTTGTTGCATTTGCAATGGAGAGTAACAGGTAGAAAAAAATGGAGATCCTTGAACCAAAAGTTTTGAATTGGAATGCTTCTCCACATTCTGTATGGGAGGTGACAACCCCTCCTCATGGATAGTTGAAGGAGAAGAGGTAGATCTCCCATAAACCTGAGCAgtcagaacaggagtacttgtggcaccttagagattaaccaatttatttgagcataagcttttgtgagctacagctcacttcatcggatgcatactgtggaaagtacagaagatatttttatacacacaaaccatgaaaaaatgggtgtttaccactacaaaagttctctccccccccccccactctcctgctggtaacagcttatctaaagtgatcactctccttacaatgtgtatgataatcaagttgggccaatagataagctattaccaacaggagagtgggtttgggggggggggggggggggaggaagagaagaaaacctggatttgtgctggaaatggcccaagttgatcatcatacacattgtaaggaaagtgatcactttagataagctattaccagcaggagagtgtggtggggggagagaaaaccttttgtagtggtaaacacccattttttcatggtttgtgtatagAAAGATCTCCtatactttccatagtatgcatccgatgaagtgagctgtagctcacgaaagcttatgctcaaataaattggttagtctctaaggtgccacaagtactccttttttttgtgaataccgactaacacggctgttactctgaaacctgagcagtCAGTGACTCAGCAGACCGGAGGTTGCAAGGAGTGGAGACTCCAGCTCATTCAGTACCGCAAGCTCTTTCGGGTTTAGGAATTCCTGTGATACTGGAAGCACAACAGAACTTGGTATTGTGCCAGTGATTCTGCAGAACCTATGAGAGGTACTGATGTTGGTACTGCAAGGTCCTTCTGTGGTTCTGGAAGTGCTACTGAACTTGGTACCAGTGCCGATGATGTTGCAGGTGTCATGTGAAGGACTGACGTAAGTACCAAGGATTGCATTGAAGCCAGTCCTTTTGTGACAGTGATCTTGGTGGTAAAAAGCTCTTTACCACTGAGGTATGGGACTTCGATGAAGTCTTAATGTGCTTCATGGTAACTGAAGTACCCAGAGCCTCACTAGTACTCCTCTTGGGGTCTGAGGTCTCTAGTGACTGGATCTTCTTTGGAGAGAACTCTGATGTTTTGCTCCTCTTATTCCCCTTCCTTATACCTGGAGTGGGAAACTCATGATACCAGGGGCACAGTTATCGGTATCTCAGTCAAGAAGTGTTGGAGATGGAGGTTTTGATGTTCTCTTCCCCTTGGAAGCTCTTGGTGACAGTGATCTTGATGACAACAGGGCACTGACTGATAAAGGTGGTCCCTGTATGGGGAGGGGTGTTCTCTGAACCCAGGTGCAAAGTCAGTTCTTAAGACTTGTTAAGACTTAAAAGTCTATGATTAattcctccctcccacctacccgccccccatttctttttttaatgaaagaagaAAGGGAACAAGTGCTCCATCTTTCCAACTATTAGGTACTAAACCTACTCTACTAACCAATTATACAGCTAAATACTAATAAAATAAGCAAACAAGTACACCCTACACTCAGTCTCAGGCCGTAGGCAGTtgaaaaggaactgagggcagtttgccTGCTCAGCCCTATTTAGTCTCGGTACAGGGCACGAGGATCTGTACGGTCCATGCCTAGGCTGAAAAGGCACTGCTatcaaaaatctctgatcaaaggcgCAGGAGTCCTAATGTGGAGCATCACAGAGATACTATTCAAAGAAGAACTTCGAATTTGATTTAAAGTATATTTACTCTGTATATTTTGATATaggttgacaatttgtgttttaatggttataaagttttaactttttgaatctcaatgtctattgtttaataattgtctgaccccccaCCCTAATAATTTTctgcaactgaaaatttaaatagatataaactgCAAAAAATGCGTAAAAATAAACATCTCATCtgttgaaattatatatatagaaataaaattctgccaaaGCTAATTATAACTCATAAGAAAACAAACGGCAAAAGGTTGCACATTAGGCAATCAAGTCCATCTTCTGGATTTATCATCATCTACAAAAGCAGATAGTCAAATCAGAATCTCTCTTAGCATTCTACCATACCTTACCTTAGGTTGCTTTCATCCATGCAAAGTATATAATCAAATGTAAGGAAATCATCTTTAGTAATCTAGAATTAAAAAAATTTGCTTTAACTTTTGTAGCAAAGATGTGtttgcttaaaataaacaaaatattgcaAAAGTTACAATTTTACAATTCTTACTAATTATAAATATGTACATATAAAAATGGAATTGTGAACCAGCAAACTGGTTAATATATTCTGAGTCCAAGAGCTATCCTTCAGGTCAATTGTAACTGTTTTAACAAAACAATGAACAAAATATTAAGACTAAAATATGTAGTTGCACTTTTACAATAGTTTATTTTCAAAAGCTACCAACTAATCTTTTCATACCTAAGTGAAGATACTATGTCAGTTATTCATCCAGAATTATAAAAATTTTCACTCCACTCACAAACGTATAAAAAATAAACCAAGTCTGCAATAATTTTTATATGTCCCCTAGAAAATtaaagagacagggtgggtgaggtattctcttttattggaccatcttctgttggtgagagagacaaatatTCGaatttacacagaactcttcttcagattGTAATTTCTACTGAAAAACTAGATTAACACATAGAAACAACATAACTGAACCATTTCCTATTTTTGCTTATGATTTTTCCATCATATTTTGCTCTTCTAAAATTAAAAGAGACAAGTCTTATCTTTAAATAGTTACCAGGTGAGGAACAAATTATTTTTCCTTGATAATATGTAATTAGTTTCTATAGTCACTGTCCAGCTATTTGTGTATAAAGACAGGGTTTTTTAGACAGACTCAGATACAAGACAAAATTCGGAAGGAATATGTAATGTGATACTCCCTTAAACTATTTTTCACCCACATAATGCATTAAAGAGCATAAACTGTTTaacattttccagattttttggcttgtaaaaggTGTAAATTTAAACAGGCTGAGGGGCTACCTTAACCTACACCCTTGCACATCATATTATCAATTACTTTTCTTTCTATACATTCCTCTACTGTCGCTTAAGCATGAAAATTAAACAGAGTGAGCCAAGTTCAGAGGTATGTGTGGATCTACACTGTTGGTAAGTTGCTGTTGAAAGTGTGAATTTCTAAAAATCTTGACCACAGTAAGAAAATTTGTATTGGTGAAATTACATTGACTTAGTTACACTTTTGCAAACCCTTTTACATATTCTGCATGAATAAGGCTGTGTGTCTCTCATGGAGGTCACAgtttctgtgactttccgtgacttctgcagcagccggtgcTGGCTTGGGGGCTGGCTGAGCAGGGCAgctcctgggccagcagcagtttccgtgtgtgggaggggggtcagggctcgagaagagggctggggtgtgggtcagttcccagccaatgggagctgcggagctggcacttATGGTGGGAGCAGtatgcagagccccccccccagctgcacctccccctaggagctgcagggacatgctgctcagagccggccaaccctccaccccagagccagtaGGGGTCCTGGGCTGTGCACCACTGCCCGCCCCACCACCATCGTGGGTCCCGGGCCACCCCTCTCACCAGCACCTCCAGGGCCACCGGATCGACCCCGCAGAGTGCCTGGCACCCCTGGCCTAAGTTTTatttaggggtatatagtaaaagccatagacaggtcatgggctatgaatttttgtttactgcccatgacttttactaaaaatacctgtgactaaaacatagccttatcCATGAACTAGGTAGGGTTTACTGCACTTAAAGCAAGGGCTCATCTGTATAACCAGCAGAAGTTCAAAGATATAATCCAGTGTGCACTCTTGTTTCAGAATAGAGTGCCCGTTTTTAGTTTAGCTTACACACATTTCCAACTGACATACACTAAACTAAAAAAGCAACTTTTATACCAGACAAGACTGTCCATGTAAGTGGTTATACTAGTATAACCACACTGGTTTAAATTCACAACTTAAGTTATTCTGAAAAAGCTTTCCCACATCAGGCAAGGCCTACATCAGTTTAAGGCCAAACTTTGTGCTGGTGCACCGCATTGATATTGGGGGTTTACAATGTGAATCAGTGAAATTAGCTACATAAATACTGAACAGTTCTACCCACAGTTACATATATAGCATCATAATTCAGCTTCTTGGAAAGTCTGCCTTGTAGATGTACTTTTTTGGGAGGAACTGGGGTAAGCAAAGGAAGCGTATGAGAAAGTGtcctagaaataaataaaataagcataggtccacaatccaatgaggaactgatgtctccagcatcaagggaacagttccagaccgaacaggaagcagatgaaagcctccagaaagcttggacggcggcacggagcaactcaccgtctctcagctcttctaatcaatccaggtttgttgtagaaagaggacttttatacaaggaaactctttctggtggacaccaggaagactggcatcctcagagacaggtggtagttccaactaagtaccaggtcaagctcttgagcttagcccatgatcatcctagtggccatgctggcgtgaacaggaccaaagaccgtttggggaggtcatttcactgggagggaatgggcaaggatgtttctacctatgtccagtcttgtgaggtatgccaaagagtgggaaaaccccaagaccagatcaaagcccctctccagccactccccataacTGAGGTTCCATTTcacaagtagctgtggatattctggatccttttccgaaaaagacacccagaggaaagcagtacatactgactttcatggattttgccacccatggatggccggaagcagtagctctaagcaacaccagggctaaaagtgtgtgccaggcactagcagacatttttgccagggtaggttggccctccgacatcctcacagatgcaggaactaatttcctggcaggaactatggaaagcctttgggaagctcatggggtaaatcacttggttgccactccttaccaccatcaaacaaatggcatggtggagaaatttaatggaactttgggggccatgataagtaaatttgtaaatgagcactccaatgattgggacctagtgttgtagtagttgctctttgcctacagagctgtaccacaccccagtttagggttttccccatttgaacttgtatatggccgtgaggttaaggagCCATTAGAGTTGGTGacgcagcaatgggaggggtttacaccttctccaggaactaactttctggactttgtaaccaacctacaaaacatcCTCCGAACCTCTCTAgtccttgctagagaaaacctacaggatgctcaaaaagagcaaaaagcctggtatgataaacatgccagagagcgttccttcaaagtaggggaccaggtcatggtcttaaaggcactccaggcccataaaatggaagcatcgtgggaagggtgATTCATGGTCCAGGaacgcctgggagctgttaattagcTCAtggcattccccacctccaaacaaaagcctaaggtgtaccatattaattctctaaagcccttttattccagagaattaaaggtttgtcagtttacagcccagggaggagatgacgctgagtggcctgaaggtgtctactatgaagggaaaagtgctggtgacatggaagaggtgaacctctccatgacccttgggcgtatgcagcgacagcagatcaaggagctgtgcactagctacatccgatgttctcagccaccccaggactgaccgaacgggcataccactccattgacacacgtaatgctcacccaattaaagtccaaccttaccgggtgtctcctcaagctaaaactgctatagaacaggagatccaggatatgttacagatatGTGCAATCCGCctctctggcagtgcatgggcatctctagtggttctagttcccaaaccagatggggagatacgtttttgcgcggactaccgtaagctaaatgctgtaactcgcccagacaactatccaatgccacgcacagatgaatgATTacagaaactgggacaggcccagttcatctctaccttggacttaaccaagggatactggcaggtaccgctcaatgaatccgccaaggaaaggtcagccttcaccacacatatCGGGtggtatgaatttaatgtactccctttcgggctgcggaatgcaccgccaccttccaaagacttgtagatggtctccttgCGGGactaggagaatatgcagttgcctaccttgacgatgtggccatattttcggattcctgggcagaaaaCCTGGAACATCTataaaaagtcttcgagcgcataagggaggcaggactaactgttaaggctaagaagtgtcaaataggcctaaacagagtgacttaccttggacaccaggtgggtcaaagaactatcaaccccctacaggccaaagtggatgctatccaaaagtggcctgtcccaaagtcaaagaaataggttcaatccttcttaggcttggccagttattacaaactatttgtaccgcaatacagccaaatcgccgccccactgacaaaCCTAACCAAAAAAACAgtcaaatgccgttcagtggaccaaagagtgtcagaaggcctttaaccagcttaaagcgacacttatgtctgaccctgtactaagggccccagactttgacaaaccgttcctagtaaccacagatgtgtccgagcgtggtgtgtgagcagttttaatgcaggaaggaccagatcaagaattccaccctgtagtgtttctcagcaagaagctgtctgagagagaaaccaactggtcagtcagtgaaaaagaacgttacgccattgtctacgctct
The genomic region above belongs to Caretta caretta isolate rCarCar2 chromosome 3, rCarCar1.hap1, whole genome shotgun sequence and contains:
- the ACP1 gene encoding low molecular weight phosphotyrosine protein phosphatase isoform X1, which codes for MAAGEAKSVLFVCLGNICRSPIAEAVFRKLVTDENIENKWMTDSAAVSDWNVGCSPDARALSCLRNHGIETAHKARQITKDDFLTFDYILCMDESNLRDLKRKSNQVKNCTAKIELLGCYDPQKQLIIEDPYYGNEKDFETVYEQCVRCCKAFLEKSH
- the ACP1 gene encoding low molecular weight phosphotyrosine protein phosphatase isoform X2, which codes for MAAGEAKSVLFVCLGNICRSPIAEAVFRKLVTDENIENKWRIDSAATSTYEIGNPPDFRGQTCMRQHGIIMNHIARQITKDDFLTFDYILCMDESNLRDLKRKSNQVKNCTAKIELLGCYDPQKQLIIEDPYYGNEKDFETVYEQCVRCCKAFLEKSH